One part of the Arthrobacter tumbae genome encodes these proteins:
- a CDS encoding IS3 family transposase — translation MAAVRLAGTSWSAYSTRTASASLLPRSGRSCASTACARYARGRGRRPLSRTRRPRPPISRTTCSTRTGSGTSPEVPGSRLCGDITYLKTGEGWLYLATAIDLCTGMVIGWNMDQHMRSSLCTGALAMARDHGYLHPAGAIFHSDRGTQYTSSEFQAWCAGNGVTQSMGKVGVCWDNAVAENFFSHLKTEYYHHHSFASRLAARTGVM, via the coding sequence ATTGCGGCGGTAAGGCTGGCCGGGACCAGCTGGTCCGCTTACTCAACGAGGACGGCGTCAGCGTCTCTTCTGCCACGGTCGGGGCGATCATGCGCGAGCACGGCCTGCGCGCGGTACGCACGCGGGCGTGGAAGAAGACCACTGAGCAGGACCCGCAGGCCAAGACCGCCCATATCGAGAACCACATGCTCGACGAGGACGGGAAGCGGGACTTCACCTGAGGTGCCCGGGAGCCGGTTATGCGGGGACATCACGTACCTGAAAACCGGCGAGGGGTGGCTGTACCTGGCCACCGCGATCGATCTGTGCACCGGCATGGTGATCGGCTGGAACATGGACCAACACATGCGCTCCAGCCTGTGCACGGGTGCGCTGGCGATGGCCCGCGACCACGGATACCTGCACCCGGCCGGAGCGATCTTCCACTCCGACCGCGGCACCCAGTACACCTCCTCCGAGTTCCAAGCCTGGTGCGCCGGTAACGGTGTCACGCAGTCGATGGGCAAGGTCGGGGTGTGTTGGGACAACGCGGTCGCGGAGAACTTCTTCTCGCATCTGAAGACCGAGTACTACCATCACCACAGCTTCGCCAGCCGGCTGGCCGCCAGGACCGGGGTTATGTAA
- a CDS encoding plasmid pRiA4b ORF-3 family protein has translation MTTHASQKDDGSILLQVKVSIVGADPTIWRLLELDSSLTLDEIHNVLQLAVGWRRTHLHSFTDTDPYQRLRAGNGQVPEPRRWVAQDLLDDNEEDLLESDCVLGQILTAESGPLFYEYDFGDGWIHRLELTGSVPKPPNAPRARLVDGARRAPLEDSGGIGGYLDLLDTLASPSHENHANLKAWVAWTTGPWQEFDPEQLDIDSVNNELALLFPAPETNQPITSSQTLTAELTERLPPGVRREFRSYLAAADLDQQVRVEADVAEATTAPYLWLIRRIGSDGLSLTAAGWLPPTVVREAMTALGWERDWIGKANREDQTLPVLQLRESARRLGLIRKVKGTLVITSAAKRLLDDPGGLWLFLARAVAHRHRHDSERDATLLLLLEIAAGKRTAWNDYLEAVAFGLSTLGWSTGPGAELDPRTVRGLLSNTREALLNLGMVDDRGGLETNIVTSQGQAFARVVLQS, from the coding sequence GTGACGACACACGCTTCCCAGAAAGACGATGGCTCGATCCTGCTGCAGGTGAAAGTTTCCATCGTAGGCGCCGATCCGACCATCTGGCGGTTGCTTGAACTCGACTCTTCGTTGACTCTGGATGAGATCCACAATGTCCTCCAATTAGCCGTCGGCTGGCGGCGTACGCATCTGCATTCCTTTACGGACACTGACCCCTACCAGCGGCTACGGGCCGGCAATGGACAGGTGCCGGAACCCCGGCGCTGGGTCGCACAGGACCTGCTCGATGACAACGAGGAAGACCTGCTCGAGTCAGACTGTGTTCTGGGTCAGATCCTCACGGCGGAGTCCGGTCCCCTATTCTATGAATACGACTTCGGGGATGGCTGGATCCACCGCCTCGAACTCACCGGAAGTGTCCCTAAGCCACCCAACGCCCCACGGGCACGCCTCGTAGACGGTGCACGACGGGCACCATTGGAAGATTCAGGCGGCATAGGCGGCTACCTCGACCTACTCGATACCCTCGCCAGCCCCAGCCACGAGAACCACGCCAACCTGAAGGCGTGGGTGGCATGGACCACCGGACCATGGCAGGAATTTGACCCGGAACAGCTCGACATCGATTCCGTGAACAACGAACTTGCCCTGCTGTTCCCGGCACCCGAAACCAACCAACCGATCACCAGCAGCCAGACGCTGACGGCCGAACTCACTGAACGGCTGCCTCCTGGGGTCCGCCGGGAGTTCCGCTCCTACCTCGCCGCCGCGGACCTGGATCAGCAGGTGAGAGTGGAAGCTGACGTGGCCGAAGCAACGACGGCACCGTACCTCTGGCTGATCCGACGCATCGGGTCCGACGGGCTCTCCCTCACCGCTGCAGGTTGGCTGCCTCCGACCGTGGTCCGTGAAGCGATGACAGCACTTGGCTGGGAAAGGGACTGGATCGGCAAAGCCAACCGCGAGGACCAGACTCTGCCCGTCCTCCAATTGCGTGAAAGTGCCCGGAGGCTCGGTCTCATCCGAAAAGTCAAAGGCACACTCGTCATCACATCCGCCGCTAAGCGGCTGCTCGATGATCCCGGAGGCCTCTGGCTATTCCTCGCCCGAGCGGTAGCCCACCGGCACCGTCATGATTCCGAGCGCGACGCCACGCTGTTACTCCTCCTCGAGATCGCTGCCGGGAAACGTACCGCATGGAACGACTACCTTGAAGCGGTCGCCTTCGGACTCAGCACGCTGGGCTGGAGCACCGGCCCTGGAGCCGAACTAGACCCGAGAACAGTCCGAGGACTCCTCAGCAACACCCGAGAAGCCCTCCTCAACCTCGGCATGGTCGATGACCGCGGTGGGCTGGAAACAAACATCGTCACCTCGCAAGGGCAGGCCTTCGCCCGCGTCGTACTCCAGTCATAA
- a CDS encoding transposase, which produces MPERKKYKQEFKDDAVELVISSGRPIAQVCVDIGINEGTLGNWVRKYRADHPERFTAEEKAAVPWEEHQRTLAENAKLKQEIEFLGKVSAFFAAKQR; this is translated from the coding sequence ATGCCCGAGCGTAAGAAGTACAAGCAGGAGTTTAAGGACGATGCGGTGGAGTTGGTGATTTCCTCGGGTCGTCCGATTGCGCAGGTCTGCGTTGACATCGGCATCAATGAAGGCACGCTGGGTAACTGGGTGCGTAAGTATCGGGCCGATCATCCGGAGCGTTTCACGGCGGAAGAGAAGGCGGCTGTGCCGTGGGAGGAACATCAGAGAACTCTGGCCGAGAACGCGAAGCTGAAGCAGGAAATTGAGTTCCTGGGAAAAGTCAGCGCCTTCTTTGCAGCGAAGCAACGGTAG